The DNA segment attgggctattattttaatagccaatttttcctttttaaaatttagtaaattaatttatgggagtaaattaaaggtactaaaatgattaataatatataatgatgaaaataaaaaatattggagtcaattttataattataaacacaattaaatcttgaaataggctaatattgcaattatatgcaatttagcttacaaaatactaaataaatttgtaaaaatatgcaaacattacgttagctatattttaatataaatatgagaatctaataagagaatcaccaaaatgatgattttgggGACAATTATTGTGTTTTTCTTGATAGAATAgggcagtaaattgatttaaaaatctttgaaaCATTAAGGGAAAATAATGGGACCTtgggacatgcttatatatgcacatacatgctattttgaaaggtattttgcatataaaaaatataggaaaaaattgggtatcaacagctgcctctctttacccgggaaggatgaaaaagttgtcgggtaaagatatgatggcaaattttgaccgaacgaaagggTTCGAGGAGACTTTCAAGAACTAATGCAATATTTAGATCAGGATGAATGGTTAAGTCCTAATAGGGGTGCAGGAACCGGAGCGAGATTTCTCCTACTGAGATAGTTGTTGCTCGCCGGTTtgcctgcaaataagcaatacaagcatatattgtgtgtAAATTTAAACACGATGCAAGTTcctgtcggaccatgaatgttgtctttggacggttaggatgacgtcctcagaccatgttgtcctgggccatgaagtgtataataaaggattcgcaggccatgaaatgatgctctcgggctatgagaatgatgcctatgaaccatgatgcctttgaataatgatatgcaaaagatttaaaaaggggtcctcaggccataaTATGGTGTTCTCAggttatgaaaatggtgcctccgaacaatgacgccttcggatgatctggcgatctttcaacccatgaaatgcagtaggtggcaatctttcagctgatgagatgcaatgggtggcgatctttcagccatacaaatGCAGAGGTGgtgatattttagccatgcaaatgtaaataaggtggcgatctttcagccgatgagaatgtaaataaagtggcgatctttcagccaatgagaatgtaaataaggtggcgatctttcagccaatgcaaatgtaaataaggtggcgatctttcagccaatgcaattGTAgcggtggcgatctttcagccatgcaaatgtagaggtggcgatctttcagccatgcgaatgtagaggtggcaatctttcagccatgcaaatgtagatgtggcgatctttcagccatgcaaatataaataaggtggcgatctttaagccatgcaaatggaggtagagctcaacctcggaaggcagaatggtagccttatgcaatgcaagaaaatgcagatggaggtagaacttaacctcagaaggcagaatggtagccttatgcaatgcaagaaaaatgtagatggaggtagagcttaacctcggaaggcagaatgtgagccttatgcaatgcaataaaatgcatatggagacagtgcttagtctcggaatgcagcatggtagccttatgcaggaagtaaaaagggCAAACGACAATAGAggtttcttagctgatagcggattgcggtatcgtAATTGTTGGGGATATtatgcctgctggggacactgtaatgtgcggatagcagttgcgagcaagtgaaacggttcagagagttgtattcctgaactttatgagtgagcgtatagtatatttgatgatttttcaactcaagtgcctgcatccaaagaacaatcgtgagttttgtaaagggggagatTAGTTTGTATCCCCGCTAGCTCTGCTTGACTTGCTCGGATTTGAtatggtgatactgtatgtatcattggggtagctttgctaaacaaagcaatttcagaaataaacatgcatgattttgtaaaaaatacgacataagtgtataattaagaacaacttttagatgaaccggcgactgtgacatggttcaagacattgcaacctctcttgttacggaattttgagggtcctcctcaaaattctgccccagtttaatgggttgatgcttctgactgCTGCTAGCGATAGCCGactgaaatcaacttcggaattttgagggtcttcctcaaaattctgccccagtttccaattgtgggggaaatgaaatttattgaattgtgaccgaacccataggggtgcctacgtatcccctcttaaacgggaatcaggtcaggcgtagttcaattacatcatatgggaaagcataaagattaaacatagtaacgcttgactgtatctgaattgatcggcttcggccagacttctccgtccatttctacgagtatgaggaaaaaaaaaatttaacacTAGTTGCCccagtgtgaactgtctcggcttgacccttttgttgaaggctttggacattctattctaataaagttgaccatggcaaactgcattcattctctttccatcgataagagccAGCTACTTGTAACGATTCTTCACctactctgcatcgtcgagctcagcttcctgtatgatccttagggagggaatttcaacttcggcgggaatgactgcctctgtaccgtaaaccagcatatagggggttgccttggttgatgtgcggactgtggtgcggtatcccaataaagcaaatgatagcttctcgtaCCACTGCTTAtgtttttctatcattttccttagtatcttcttaatattcttattggcggcttcgacggatccgttcatctgaggtctgtaggctgtataattcttgtgtttgatcttgaaggtctcacacatggctttcatcaggtcactgttgagattggaaccattatcagtgattaTTGACTCCgaaatcccaaaccgacaaacgatacggtcgcggacaaatTCTACCataactttcttagtcactactctgtaagatgctacctcgacccatttggtgaaatagtcgattgctactaggataaacttgtgcccgttgcaagcggcaggctcgattggtccaataacatccatttccCAGGCAGCGAACGGCCacagtgagcttgttgcattaatcTCATTTGGGGGTacccttatcatgtctgcatgtacctgACAGAGGTGGCATTTctagacatactggatgcagtccgtctccatagtcatccaaaagtaaccagctcggagtatcttctttgctaagacaaaaccattcatacgTGGATCGCAGGTCCCAGCGTGAATAtactctaatagcctggatgcttcttttgagtcgacacaccttagcaatcccaaatcaggagttctcctatacaagattcccttgctgtgaaagaaattgttggacaacctccgaagggtgcgtttctgagtagCATTTGTGAGCTCttggtattctccttttgccaagtattccttgatatcatgaaaccaaggctttctgtctgCTTCTTCTTTAACATGAGCAttgtaagctggctgatcatggatcttcaTCGGAATGAGAttaatgaagttcttgtctggatgctgcatcatggatgatagggtagccaatgcatcggcaaactcattttggactctgggaacatgctggaactctatctttgtaaacctctttctcaattcctatacatgatgtagataaggaagtatcttggagttcttggtcacccattcttctcggacctgatgtatgagcaaatCTAAATCCAccattactagcaactcttggatatTCATGCCAATGGACATCTTGAGCCCTAtgatgcatgcttcgtactcggccatgttgttggtgcaaggaaaccTAAGTTTGGCAGACATCGGATGATGCTCGCCAGTTTCTagtattaggactgctcctatgccgactcctttgaaattttctgctctatcgaaaaacattctccaaccttcataggattctgcaatatcttctcctatgaatgatacctcttagtcaggaaaatacgtttttaggggttcgtattctccgtccacgggattctccgcaaggtgatctgctagtgcccgTCCTTTGATCGCTTTCCGagttacatagacaatgtcaaattcactcaacaggatttgccacttggctagcttgccggtaggcatgggcttttgaaagatgaacttcaaaggatccatccttgatatgagatatttagtataggcacagaagtagtgcctcaacttctaagctgcccaagttaaagcacaataggtgcactctaacagagaataacgggcctcgtacggggtgaacttcttactgaggtaatagatggcctgct comes from the Nicotiana sylvestris chromosome 4, ASM39365v2, whole genome shotgun sequence genome and includes:
- the LOC138889890 gene encoding uncharacterized protein translates to MAEYEACIIGLKMSIGMNIQELLVMVDLDLLIHQVREEWVTKNSKILPYLHHHPDKNFINLIPMKIHDQPAYNAHVKEEADRKPWFHDIKEYLAKGEYQELTNATQKRTLRRLSNNFFHSKGILYRRTPDLGLLRCVDSKEASRLLEYIHAGTCDPRMNGFVLAKKILRAGYFWMTMETDCIQYV